In the Elioraea tepida genome, one interval contains:
- a CDS encoding RidA family protein translates to MRRHAYICSVGYRPDGTLEGPDITSQTMRTLENIKALVEAAGGTLKDVAKVTLCITDRADFAAMNAVFWRYFPEDPPHRATVIVGLATEGLKVEIDAVAYLGR, encoded by the coding sequence TTGCGCCGACACGCCTACATCTGTTCCGTCGGCTACCGGCCGGACGGCACGCTCGAGGGCCCCGACATCACGAGCCAGACGATGCGCACGCTCGAGAACATCAAGGCTCTGGTCGAGGCCGCCGGCGGCACGCTGAAGGACGTCGCCAAGGTGACGCTCTGCATCACCGACCGTGCCGACTTCGCGGCGATGAACGCGGTGTTCTGGCGGTACTTCCCCGAGGACCCGCCGCACCGAGCGACCGTGATCGTCGGCCTCGCGACCGAGGGGCTGAAGGTGGAGATCGACGCGGTGGCGTATCTCGGCCGCTAG